A window of Solanum stenotomum isolate F172 chromosome 3, ASM1918654v1, whole genome shotgun sequence contains these coding sequences:
- the LOC125860632 gene encoding uncharacterized protein LOC125860632 isoform X1 has product MGAEGSLEKLNKKKKSKKNKEGRAIFLQKEEEKLAKAMEEKKRKKKRAHVLTRRRDEVHLSNYKDNVDGEKENKSAKRKMRKDVKLDETESLEIDQSNEREDALGQENNVSAEKRKSRKKKRKCEKKVRRNETVDHYVEANDDSDQKSEKDHSLTITQDNLVEKRGQAGYEEIDELSSGDEDCSKGMRKWVLDYYQSRPGLKVLQERIDEFITSYEAKKEQERKEKEALAAEDGWTVVVHHKGRKKTTDSETGIAVGSVSQAAVMDNMDKKKKKDVGLDFYRFQKREAKRNEIMVLQSKFEQDKKRIQQLRAARKFRPY; this is encoded by the exons ATGGGAGCTGAGGGTTCACTGGAAAAgctaaacaaaaagaagaaatcaaaaaagaataaagagGGTAGAGCTATCTTCCTCCAAAAAGAAG AGGAGAAGTTGGCTAAGGCAAtggaagaaaagaagaggaagaagaagagagctCATGTACTAACTAGAAGAAGAGATGAAGTACATCTCTCAAATTATAAAG ATAATGTGGATGGAGAAAAAGAGAACAAATCTGCAAAGAGGAAGATGAGGAAAGATGTCAAACTTGATGAAACTGAAAGTTTGGAAATTGATCAATCTAATGAAAGAGAAGATGCACTTGGTCAAGAAAATAATGTATCTGCTGAGAAAAGGAAATccagaaagaagaagagaaaatgtgaGAAGAAAGTACGGAGAAATGAGACTGTTGATCATTATGTTGAGGCTAATGATGATTCAGATCAGAAAAGTG AGAAGGATCATTCCCTCACAATAACGCAAGACAACTTGGTGGAGAAGAGAGGACAAGCAGGATATGAAGAGATTGATGAACTATCTTCTGGCGATGAGGATTGCTCAAAAGGAATGAGAA AGTGGGTACTCGATTATTACCAGAGTAGGCCTGGGTTGAAGGTGTTGCAAGAAAGAATTGATGAGTTTATTACTTCTTATGAGGCGAAAAAGGAACAG gaaaggaaagaaaaagaagccCTTGCTGCAGAAGATGGCTGGACTGTTGTCGTACATCACAAAGGAAGGAAAAAGACAACTGATTCTGAAACTGGAATTGCAGTTGGTTCTGTTTCCCAAGCTGCAGTCATGGATAATAtggacaaaaagaaaaagaaagatgtgGGTTTAGATTTCTACCGGTTTCAAAAAAGAGAAGCAAAGAGAAATG
- the LOC125860632 gene encoding uncharacterized protein LOC125860632 isoform X2 encodes MEEKKRKKKRAHVLTRRRDEVHLSNYKDNVDGEKENKSAKRKMRKDVKLDETESLEIDQSNEREDALGQENNVSAEKRKSRKKKRKCEKKVRRNETVDHYVEANDDSDQKSEKDHSLTITQDNLVEKRGQAGYEEIDELSSGDEDCSKGMRKWVLDYYQSRPGLKVLQERIDEFITSYEAKKEQERKEKEALAAEDGWTVVVHHKGRKKTTDSETGIAVGSVSQAAVMDNMDKKKKKDVGLDFYRFQKREAKRNEIMVLQSKFEQDKKRIQQLRAARKFRPY; translated from the exons AtggaagaaaagaagaggaagaagaagagagctCATGTACTAACTAGAAGAAGAGATGAAGTACATCTCTCAAATTATAAAG ATAATGTGGATGGAGAAAAAGAGAACAAATCTGCAAAGAGGAAGATGAGGAAAGATGTCAAACTTGATGAAACTGAAAGTTTGGAAATTGATCAATCTAATGAAAGAGAAGATGCACTTGGTCAAGAAAATAATGTATCTGCTGAGAAAAGGAAATccagaaagaagaagagaaaatgtgaGAAGAAAGTACGGAGAAATGAGACTGTTGATCATTATGTTGAGGCTAATGATGATTCAGATCAGAAAAGTG AGAAGGATCATTCCCTCACAATAACGCAAGACAACTTGGTGGAGAAGAGAGGACAAGCAGGATATGAAGAGATTGATGAACTATCTTCTGGCGATGAGGATTGCTCAAAAGGAATGAGAA AGTGGGTACTCGATTATTACCAGAGTAGGCCTGGGTTGAAGGTGTTGCAAGAAAGAATTGATGAGTTTATTACTTCTTATGAGGCGAAAAAGGAACAG gaaaggaaagaaaaagaagccCTTGCTGCAGAAGATGGCTGGACTGTTGTCGTACATCACAAAGGAAGGAAAAAGACAACTGATTCTGAAACTGGAATTGCAGTTGGTTCTGTTTCCCAAGCTGCAGTCATGGATAATAtggacaaaaagaaaaagaaagatgtgGGTTTAGATTTCTACCGGTTTCAAAAAAGAGAAGCAAAGAGAAATG